One genomic segment of Sminthopsis crassicaudata isolate SCR6 chromosome 2, ASM4859323v1, whole genome shotgun sequence includes these proteins:
- the PBK gene encoding lymphokine-activated killer T-cell-originated protein kinase isoform X1, with translation MEGPNAFKTPSKLSDKKKSLSCLTPSSVAIPASPFMQKLGYGTGVNVYLMKRSPKGLSHSPWAVKKINSKCNDHFQSIYQKRLTDEAKILKNLQHPNIVGYRAYAQAQDGSMCLAMEYGGEKSLNDLIEERNTNFHSPFPAATILKVALHMARGLKYLHQEKKLLHGDIKSSNVVIKGDFEAIKICDVGVSLPLDENMTVSDPEAHYIGTEPWKPKEALEEGGIITDKADIFAFGLTLWEMMTLTIPHINLPEDDDEDKTFDESLFDDEAYYEALGTRPAINMEELDESYQKVIELFSVCTNENPKDRPSAAHIVEALEMNMQ, from the exons atggaAGGACCAAATGCATTCAAGACACCTAGCAAATTATCTGACAAGAAGAAATCTT TGTCATGCTTGACTCCATCATCTGTAGCTATTCCAGCTTCTCCATTTATGCAAAAGCTTGGCTATGGTACTGGAGTAAATGTTTATCTTATGAAAAG GTCTCCCAAAGGTTTGTCTCATTCTCCTTGGGCAGTGAAAAAGATTAATTCTAAATGTAATGAtcattttcaaagtatatatCAAAAGAGGCTAACTGATGAAGCTAAGATTTTGAAAAACCTTCAGCATCCAAATATTGTAG GTTATCGTGCATATGCTCAAGCCCAAGATGGCAGTATGTGTCTTGCTATGGAGTATGGAGGAGAAAAGTCTCTTAATGACttaatagaagaaagaaatacCAATTTCCATTCTCCTTTCCCAGCTGCTACAATTTTGAAAGTTGCATTACACATGGCTAGGGGATTGAAG TATCTACATCAGGAAAAGAAGCTCCTCCATGGAGATATAAAGTCTTCAAATGTTGTAATTAAAGGTGACTTTGAGGCAATTAAAATCTGTGATGTAGGAGTCTCACTGCCACTGGATGAAAATATGACTG TGAGTGATCCTGAGGCACATTACATTGGCACAGAACCCTGGAAACCAAAGGAAGCTCTGGAAGAGGGTGGTATTATTACTGATAAAGCTGACATATTTGCCTTTGGGTTAACTCTTTGGGAGATGATGACCCTAACCATTCCACACATTAATCTTCCAGAGGATGATGATGAAG ACAAAACTTTTGATGAGAGCTTGTttgatgatgaagcatactatgaAGCATTGGGAACAAGACCAGCCATTAATATGGAAGAATTGGATGAATCATATCAAAAAGTGATTGAACTGTTTTCTGTTTGCACTAATGAGAATCCTAAAGATCGTCCCTCAGCTGCACACATTGTTGAAGCTTTGGAAATGAATATGCAGTGA
- the PBK gene encoding lymphokine-activated killer T-cell-originated protein kinase isoform X2 produces the protein MQKLGYGTGVNVYLMKRSPKGLSHSPWAVKKINSKCNDHFQSIYQKRLTDEAKILKNLQHPNIVGYRAYAQAQDGSMCLAMEYGGEKSLNDLIEERNTNFHSPFPAATILKVALHMARGLKYLHQEKKLLHGDIKSSNVVIKGDFEAIKICDVGVSLPLDENMTVSDPEAHYIGTEPWKPKEALEEGGIITDKADIFAFGLTLWEMMTLTIPHINLPEDDDEDKTFDESLFDDEAYYEALGTRPAINMEELDESYQKVIELFSVCTNENPKDRPSAAHIVEALEMNMQ, from the exons ATGCAAAAGCTTGGCTATGGTACTGGAGTAAATGTTTATCTTATGAAAAG GTCTCCCAAAGGTTTGTCTCATTCTCCTTGGGCAGTGAAAAAGATTAATTCTAAATGTAATGAtcattttcaaagtatatatCAAAAGAGGCTAACTGATGAAGCTAAGATTTTGAAAAACCTTCAGCATCCAAATATTGTAG GTTATCGTGCATATGCTCAAGCCCAAGATGGCAGTATGTGTCTTGCTATGGAGTATGGAGGAGAAAAGTCTCTTAATGACttaatagaagaaagaaatacCAATTTCCATTCTCCTTTCCCAGCTGCTACAATTTTGAAAGTTGCATTACACATGGCTAGGGGATTGAAG TATCTACATCAGGAAAAGAAGCTCCTCCATGGAGATATAAAGTCTTCAAATGTTGTAATTAAAGGTGACTTTGAGGCAATTAAAATCTGTGATGTAGGAGTCTCACTGCCACTGGATGAAAATATGACTG TGAGTGATCCTGAGGCACATTACATTGGCACAGAACCCTGGAAACCAAAGGAAGCTCTGGAAGAGGGTGGTATTATTACTGATAAAGCTGACATATTTGCCTTTGGGTTAACTCTTTGGGAGATGATGACCCTAACCATTCCACACATTAATCTTCCAGAGGATGATGATGAAG ACAAAACTTTTGATGAGAGCTTGTttgatgatgaagcatactatgaAGCATTGGGAACAAGACCAGCCATTAATATGGAAGAATTGGATGAATCATATCAAAAAGTGATTGAACTGTTTTCTGTTTGCACTAATGAGAATCCTAAAGATCGTCCCTCAGCTGCACACATTGTTGAAGCTTTGGAAATGAATATGCAGTGA